A stretch of Salvelinus namaycush isolate Seneca chromosome 42, SaNama_1.0, whole genome shotgun sequence DNA encodes these proteins:
- the mtmr7b gene encoding myotubularin-related protein 7b isoform X1, translated as MMEHIRTPKVENVRLIDRTAPRKATVGTLYLSATHTIFVENNPETRRETWVLHSMVASVERPPTTPSGSHLVVHTKNFQVVQLLIPQERDAMDVQASLARLSRPEKYSELYCLSINPNANKEEREESWSFLDLQADYRRMGVPNNLWVSTPANSEYRVCDTYPSELFVPKSATPPVIVGSSKFRSRGRLPVLTYFHQDTLAAICRCSQPLSGFSARSQDDEQMLEAIMKSNPSSDYIYVVDTRPKLNAMANRAAGKGYENEDHYTNIKLQFIGIENIHVMRNSQQKIIDVGELKTPSMGDFLLGLESSGWLKHIKAVLDAGVFIAKAVAEEGISVVVHCSDGWDRTAQACSVASVLLEPYYRTMKGLMLLIERDWVSFGHKFSHRYNHLEGDSKEVSPVIDQFLECVWQLSEQFPCAFEFNERFLVQLHRHVYSCQYGNFLGNSQKERRDMGLRERTHSLWHQLWKDRAQYANPLYRADHTQTQGMLRPNTSPYCFKMWKGMYNRVEKSAPPRQTPTDLLTAVREETQQLEEELTNHQERIAALRKGDQTKGNAGQKTNKVCEEECRPGGLAPPTGDGPFTSPPQDYFPSQGGPPGPAMTLLLGPSKGPGPDDLSSACSDMESGVADLSSPDDSKDPDEAVYCTA; from the exons ATGATGGAGCACATCCGAACGCCAAAG GTGGAGAATGTCCGCCTGATTGACCGTACGGCCCCTAGGAAAGCCACGGTGGGGACGCTATACCTCTCTGCCACACACACCATCTTCGTGGAGAACAATCCAGAGACACGCAGAGAGACTTGG GTGCTCCACAGCATGGTGGCCAGTGTGGAGCGGCCGCCAACCACCCCTTCAGGAAGCCACCTGGTCGTCCACACTAAGAACTTCCAGGTGGTTCAGCTGCTCATCCCCCAGGAGAGGGACGCCATGGATGTCCAGGCCTCGCTCGCACGCCTCTCTCGCCCAG AGAAATATAGCGAGCTCTACTGCTTGTCCATCAATCCCAACGCCAACAAGGAGGAGCGGGAGGAGTCCTGGAGTTTCCTAGACCTGCAGGCGGACTACAGACGCATGGGCGTGCCCAACAACCTCTGGGTCAGCACGCCAGCCAACAGCGAGTACAGG gtGTGTGATACGTACCCATCAGAGCTGTTTGTGCCAAAGTCGGCCACACCTCCAGTCATCGTGGGGAGCTCTAAGTTCCGGAGCCGAGGGCGTTTACCCGTCCTGACGTACTTCCACCAGGATACCCTA GCTGCTATCTGCCGCTGTAGTCAGCCCCTGTCCGGCTTCAGCGCTCGCTCCCAGGATGATGAACAAATGCTGGAGGCCATCATGAAGTCCAACCCGAGCAGCGACTACATCTACGTGGTGGACACCAGGCcaaag TTGAATGCGATGGCCAACCGGGCGGCTGGAAAAGGCTATGAGAACGAAGACCACTACACCAACATCAAACTGCAGTTCATCGGCATCGAGAACATCCACGTGATGAGGAACAGCCAGCAGAAGATCATTGACG TGGGTGAACTCAAGACTCCCTCCATGGGCGACTTCCTGTTGGGGCTGGAGAGCTCCGGTTGGCTGAAGCACATCAAAGCCGTGCTGGACGCAGGCGTCTTCATCGCCAAG gcGGTTGCGGAGGAGGGTATCAGTGTGGTGGTCCACTGTTCGGACGGTTGGGACAGGACGGCCCAGGCCTGCTCTGTAGCCAGTGTTCTCCTGGAGCCTTACTACAGGACTATGAAGGGACTCATG CTGCTAATCGAGAGGGACTGGGTGTCGTTCGGTCACAAGTTTTCACACAG GTACAACCATCTGGAAGGTGATTCTAAGGAGGTATCCCCGGTGATAGACCAGTTCCTGGAGTGTGTGTggcagctgtcagagcagttcccCTGTGCCTTTGAGTTCAACGAGCGCTTCCTGGTCCAGCTGCACAGACACGTCTACTCCTGCCAGTACGGCAACTTCCTGGGCAACAgccagaaggagaggagggacatggg GTTGCGTGAGAGGACTCACTCCCTGTGGCACCAGCTGTGGAAGGACAGGGCACAGTACGCCAACCCCTTGTACAGGGCTGACCACACCCAGACTCAGGGGATGCTACGGCCAAACACCTCCCCCTACTGCTTCAA GATGTGGAAGGGCATGTATAACCGCGTGGAGAAGAGCGCGCCCCCACGCCAGACGCCCACCGACTTACTGACAGCTGTCAGGGAGGAGACTCAGCAGCTGGAGGAGGAGCTGACCAATCACCAGGAG AGGATTGCAGCCCTGAGGAAGGGGGATCAAACTAAGGGTAATGCGGGTCAGAAGACCAACAAAGTGTGTGAGGAAGAATGCAGGCCAGGTGGGCTGGCTCCTCCCACTGGAGATGGCCCCTTCACTAGCCCCCCTCAGGACTATTTTCCCTCCCAGGGGGGGCCCCCGGGCCCAGCTATGACCCTGCTCTTGGGGCCCTCCAAGGGCCCTGGCCCCGACGACCTCTCCTCGGCTTGCAGCGACATGGAATCAGGCGTGGCCGACCTCAGCAGCCCCGACGACAGTAAGGACCCCGACGAGGCCGTCTACTGCACGGCCTGA
- the mtmr7b gene encoding myotubularin-related protein 7b isoform X2: MMEHIRTPKVENVRLIDRTAPRKATVGTLYLSATHTIFVENNPETRRETWVLHSMVASVERPPTTPSGSHLVVHTKNFQVVQLLIPQERDAMDVQASLARLSRPEKYSELYCLSINPNANKEEREESWSFLDLQADYRRMGVPNNLWVSTPANSEYRVCDTYPSELFVPKSATPPVIVGSSKFRSRGRLPVLTYFHQDTLAAICRCSQPLSGFSARSQDDEQMLEAIMKSNPSSDYIYVVDTRPKLNAMANRAAGKGYENEDHYTNIKLQFIGIENIHVMRNSQQKIIDVGELKTPSMGDFLLGLESSGWLKHIKAVLDAGVFIAKAVAEEGISVVVHCSDGWDRTAQACSVASVLLEPYYRTMKGLMLLIERDWVSFGHKFSHRYNHLEGDSKEVSPVIDQFLECVWQLSEQFPCAFEFNERFLVQLHRHVYSCQYGNFLGNSQKERRDMGLRERTHSLWHQLWKDRAQYANPLYRADHTQTQGMLRPNTSPYCFKMWKGMYNRVEKSAPPRQTPTDLLTAVREETQQLEEELTNHQEVAPGGTANPGTKQEDCSPEEGGSN, from the exons ATGATGGAGCACATCCGAACGCCAAAG GTGGAGAATGTCCGCCTGATTGACCGTACGGCCCCTAGGAAAGCCACGGTGGGGACGCTATACCTCTCTGCCACACACACCATCTTCGTGGAGAACAATCCAGAGACACGCAGAGAGACTTGG GTGCTCCACAGCATGGTGGCCAGTGTGGAGCGGCCGCCAACCACCCCTTCAGGAAGCCACCTGGTCGTCCACACTAAGAACTTCCAGGTGGTTCAGCTGCTCATCCCCCAGGAGAGGGACGCCATGGATGTCCAGGCCTCGCTCGCACGCCTCTCTCGCCCAG AGAAATATAGCGAGCTCTACTGCTTGTCCATCAATCCCAACGCCAACAAGGAGGAGCGGGAGGAGTCCTGGAGTTTCCTAGACCTGCAGGCGGACTACAGACGCATGGGCGTGCCCAACAACCTCTGGGTCAGCACGCCAGCCAACAGCGAGTACAGG gtGTGTGATACGTACCCATCAGAGCTGTTTGTGCCAAAGTCGGCCACACCTCCAGTCATCGTGGGGAGCTCTAAGTTCCGGAGCCGAGGGCGTTTACCCGTCCTGACGTACTTCCACCAGGATACCCTA GCTGCTATCTGCCGCTGTAGTCAGCCCCTGTCCGGCTTCAGCGCTCGCTCCCAGGATGATGAACAAATGCTGGAGGCCATCATGAAGTCCAACCCGAGCAGCGACTACATCTACGTGGTGGACACCAGGCcaaag TTGAATGCGATGGCCAACCGGGCGGCTGGAAAAGGCTATGAGAACGAAGACCACTACACCAACATCAAACTGCAGTTCATCGGCATCGAGAACATCCACGTGATGAGGAACAGCCAGCAGAAGATCATTGACG TGGGTGAACTCAAGACTCCCTCCATGGGCGACTTCCTGTTGGGGCTGGAGAGCTCCGGTTGGCTGAAGCACATCAAAGCCGTGCTGGACGCAGGCGTCTTCATCGCCAAG gcGGTTGCGGAGGAGGGTATCAGTGTGGTGGTCCACTGTTCGGACGGTTGGGACAGGACGGCCCAGGCCTGCTCTGTAGCCAGTGTTCTCCTGGAGCCTTACTACAGGACTATGAAGGGACTCATG CTGCTAATCGAGAGGGACTGGGTGTCGTTCGGTCACAAGTTTTCACACAG GTACAACCATCTGGAAGGTGATTCTAAGGAGGTATCCCCGGTGATAGACCAGTTCCTGGAGTGTGTGTggcagctgtcagagcagttcccCTGTGCCTTTGAGTTCAACGAGCGCTTCCTGGTCCAGCTGCACAGACACGTCTACTCCTGCCAGTACGGCAACTTCCTGGGCAACAgccagaaggagaggagggacatggg GTTGCGTGAGAGGACTCACTCCCTGTGGCACCAGCTGTGGAAGGACAGGGCACAGTACGCCAACCCCTTGTACAGGGCTGACCACACCCAGACTCAGGGGATGCTACGGCCAAACACCTCCCCCTACTGCTTCAA GATGTGGAAGGGCATGTATAACCGCGTGGAGAAGAGCGCGCCCCCACGCCAGACGCCCACCGACTTACTGACAGCTGTCAGGGAGGAGACTCAGCAGCTGGAGGAGGAGCTGACCAATCACCAGGAGGTAGCACCGGGAGGGACGGCCAACCCGGGCACCAAACAAG AGGATTGCAGCCCTGAGGAAGGGGGATCAAACTAA